The Streptomyces sp. NBC_00224 genome contains the following window.
CGGTCTCTTCACGGAGGTACTGCGGCGGCACGGCCTGCCGGTGCTGCCGCAGGAAATCGGCTTCTCCGCCGACGAGTTCGTCCGGGCGGTGGCCTACGCGCCGCAGACCCGGCCGGGCCGTTTCACGATCCTGGAACACCTCAACCTGTCCACAGCCCAGATCAAGGACGCTTACGCCGACTATGCAAAAGCCATCGGTAGCTGAACTCCGCCCGGTCGTGCACCCTCCGGGCGTCAAGGACCGGCGGAGCGGCGAGCACTGGGGCGGCCGGCTCTACATGCGCGAGATCTCCCTGCGCGTCGACCGGCACCTGGTGAACACGCGGGTCACGCCCAACCAGCTGACCTACGTGATGACCGTCGCCGCCGCCTTCGCGGCCCCGGCCCTGCTGGTGCCGGGGATCTGGGGCGCCGTGCTCGGCGTGGTGATGGCGCAGGTCTATCTGCTCCTGGACTGCGTCGACGGCGAGGTCGCCCGCTGGAAGAAGCAGTACTCGATGGTCGGCGTCTACGTGGACCGGGTCGCCGCCTATGTGCTCGACGCCGCCGTGCTCGTCGGCTTCGGGCTGCGCGCCGCCGACATCTGGGGCACCGGCCGCATCGACTGGCTGTGGGCCTTCCTCGGCACCCTCGCCGCCCTCGGCGCCGTGCTGATCAAGTCCGAGACCGACCTCGTCGGCGTCGCCCGCCACCAGCAGGGCATGCCGCCGGTCAAGGAGACGGCGTCCGAGCCGCGTTCGTCCGGCGTGGCACTGGCCCGCCGGGCCGCCGGCGCGCTCAAGTTCCACCGGCTGGTCATGGGCATCGAGGCGACCCTGCTGATCCTGGTCCTGGCGATCGTGGATCACGTGCGGGGCGACCTGTTCTTCTCCCGGCTCGGCGTCGCCGTCCTCGCGGGCATCGCGCTCCTGCAGTCGGTGCTGCACCTGGTGTCCATCCTCGCCTCCAGCAGGCTCAAATGAGTGCCCCGCTGAAGGTCGGCGCGGTCGTCATCACCATGGGCAACCGCCCCGAGGAGCTGCGCGCGCTGCTCGACTCGGTCGCCAAGCAGGACGGCGACCCGGTCGAGGTCGTCGTGGTCGGCAACGGCGCCCCGGTCCCGGACGTCCCGGCGGGCGTGCGGACCGTGGAGCTGCCCGAGAACCTGGGCATCCCCGGCGGGCGCAACGTCGGCATCGAGGCGTTCGGCCCGTCCGGCGCCGAGGTCGACATCCTGCTCTTCCTCGACGACGACGGGCTGCTGCCGAACACCGACACGGCCGAACTGTGCCGCCAGGCGTTCGCCGCAGACCCGAAGCTCGGCATCGTCAGCTTCCGCATCGCGGACCCGGAGACCGGGGTCACCCAGCGCCGCCACGTCCCGCGGCTGCGCGCCTCCGACCCGATGCGCTCCTCGCGCGTGACGACCTTCCTGGGCGGCGCCAACGCCGTACGGACGAAGGTCCTCGCGGAGGTCGGCGGGCTGCCCGACGAGTTCTTCTACGCCCATGAGGAGACCGATCTGGCCTGGCGGGCGCTGGACGCCGGCTGGATGATCGACTACCGCGCGGACATGGTCCTGTTCCACCCCACGACGGCGCCGTCCCGGCACGCGGTCTACCACCGGATGGTGGCCCGCAACCGGGTCTGGCTGGCCCGGCGCAATCTGCCGGCCCTGCTGGTCCCCGTCTATCTGGGGGTCTGGATGCTGCTCACGCTCGCCAGGAAGCCCTCCGGGCCCGCCCTCAAGGCGTGGTTCGGCGGCTTCAAGGAGGGCTGGACCACTCCGTGCGGACCGCGCCGCCCCATGAAGTGGCGTACGGTCTGGCGGCTGACCCGGCTGGGCCGTCCGCCCGTCATCTGACACTCTCGGGTCTGAGCACAGCGGGTGTGGGCCGTCAGGCCCTGGGCACTTCGGGTCATGGTCATCGGGCGTACTTCTTTGAAAGCGAAAGTTTCCACTTGTGAGTGACACAACTCTGTCCCCGGCGGACCTCGCCGCCAAGCACGGCCTGGCGGTGAGCGGCGCCCGGCCGGGGCTGTTCGAGTACTGCCGCCAGCTCTGGGGGCGGCGCCACTTCATCCTGTCGTTCTCGCAGGCGAAGCTGACCGCCCAGTACAGCCAGGCGAAGCTCGGCCAGATCTGGCAGGTGGCCACCCCGCTCCTCAACGCGCTGGTCTACTACTTCATCTTCGGCGTGCTGATGGACGCCAAGCGGGGCATCCCGTCGGACGTGTACATCCCGTTCCTGGTGACGGGCGTGTTCGTGTTCACCTTCACCCAGAACTCGGTGAACGCGGGCGTCCGGGCGATCTCCGGCAACCTCGGCCTGGTGCGCGCGCTGCACTTCCCGCGCGCCTCGCTGCCCATCTCCTTCGCGCTCCAGCAGCTCCAGCAGCTGCTGTTCTCGATGATCGTCCTGGTCCTCGTGGTGGTCGTGTCGGGCACCATGCCGATGGCGTCGTGGCTGCTGATGGTGCCGGTCCTGGCGCTCCAGTTCGTCTTCAACACCGGACTGGCGATGATCATGGCCCGGCTCGGCAGCAAGACCCCGGACCTGGCCCAGCTGATGCCGTTCATCCTGCGCACCTGGATGTACGCGTCGGGTGTCATGTTCAGCATCAAGGTGGTCCTCCAGGGCAAGCCGCACTGGCTCGCCCAGGTCCTCCAGGTGAACCCCGCCGCGGTCTACATGGACCTGGCCCGGTTCGCCATGATCGACGGATACGGTGCCCACAACCTGCCGCCGCACGTCTGGCTGCTGGCGGTCGGCTGGGCCCTCGTCGTGGGCGCGGCGGGCTTCGTGTACTTCTGGAAGGCAGAGGAGCAGTACGGCCGTGGCTGAGGACAACAACCGGCTCGCCGACGCGAGCGGCGAGCGCATCCCCACCGTCATCGCCGACGACGTACACATCGTGTACACGGTCAACGGCGCGGGCGGCGGCCGGGGCAGCGCCACCGCCGCGCTGAGCCGGATAGTGAAGGGGGACAAGGGCGAGTCCCGCGGCATGCGCAAGGTGCACGCCGTACGGGGCGTCTCCTTCACCGCGTACCGCGGCGAGGCGATCGGCCTGATCGGCACCAACGGCTCGGGCAAGTCGACCCTGCTGCGGGCGATCGCCGGGCTGCTGCCGCCGGCCAAGGGCCGGGTGTACACCAACGGCCAGCCGTCGCTGCTCGGTGTCAACGCCGCGCTGATGAACGAGCTGACCGGCGAGCGCAACGTGGTCCTGGGCGGCCTGGCCATGGGCATGTCGCGCGAGGAGATCAAGGAGCGGTACGAGGAGATCGTCGACTTCTCCGGCATCAATGAGAAGGGCGACTTCATCACCCTGCCGATGCGGACGTACTCCTCGGGCATGGCGGCCCGGCTGCGGTTCTCCATCGCCGCCGCCAAGGACCACGACGTCCTGATGATCGACGAGGCGCTCGCCACCGGTGACCGCAAGTTCCAGATCCGCTCCGAGGAGCGCATCCGCGAGCTGCGCAAGCACGCGGGCACGGTCTTCCTGGTCAGCCACAGCATCGGCTCCATCAGGGACACCTGCAACCGGGTGCTCTGGCTGGAGCGGGGCGAGCTCCTGATGGACGGCCCCACCGACGAGGTCGTCAAGGCGTACCAGAAGGAGACCGGCCGCTGACGGTCGGTCACCGTTCGAATGATCCCGAAGGCCCCCGCCGA
Protein-coding sequences here:
- a CDS encoding glycosyltransferase family 2 protein is translated as MSAPLKVGAVVITMGNRPEELRALLDSVAKQDGDPVEVVVVGNGAPVPDVPAGVRTVELPENLGIPGGRNVGIEAFGPSGAEVDILLFLDDDGLLPNTDTAELCRQAFAADPKLGIVSFRIADPETGVTQRRHVPRLRASDPMRSSRVTTFLGGANAVRTKVLAEVGGLPDEFFYAHEETDLAWRALDAGWMIDYRADMVLFHPTTAPSRHAVYHRMVARNRVWLARRNLPALLVPVYLGVWMLLTLARKPSGPALKAWFGGFKEGWTTPCGPRRPMKWRTVWRLTRLGRPPVI
- a CDS encoding CDP-alcohol phosphatidyltransferase family protein encodes the protein MQKPSVAELRPVVHPPGVKDRRSGEHWGGRLYMREISLRVDRHLVNTRVTPNQLTYVMTVAAAFAAPALLVPGIWGAVLGVVMAQVYLLLDCVDGEVARWKKQYSMVGVYVDRVAAYVLDAAVLVGFGLRAADIWGTGRIDWLWAFLGTLAALGAVLIKSETDLVGVARHQQGMPPVKETASEPRSSGVALARRAAGALKFHRLVMGIEATLLILVLAIVDHVRGDLFFSRLGVAVLAGIALLQSVLHLVSILASSRLK
- a CDS encoding ABC transporter permease, yielding MSDTTLSPADLAAKHGLAVSGARPGLFEYCRQLWGRRHFILSFSQAKLTAQYSQAKLGQIWQVATPLLNALVYYFIFGVLMDAKRGIPSDVYIPFLVTGVFVFTFTQNSVNAGVRAISGNLGLVRALHFPRASLPISFALQQLQQLLFSMIVLVLVVVVSGTMPMASWLLMVPVLALQFVFNTGLAMIMARLGSKTPDLAQLMPFILRTWMYASGVMFSIKVVLQGKPHWLAQVLQVNPAAVYMDLARFAMIDGYGAHNLPPHVWLLAVGWALVVGAAGFVYFWKAEEQYGRG
- a CDS encoding ABC transporter ATP-binding protein, yielding MAEDNNRLADASGERIPTVIADDVHIVYTVNGAGGGRGSATAALSRIVKGDKGESRGMRKVHAVRGVSFTAYRGEAIGLIGTNGSGKSTLLRAIAGLLPPAKGRVYTNGQPSLLGVNAALMNELTGERNVVLGGLAMGMSREEIKERYEEIVDFSGINEKGDFITLPMRTYSSGMAARLRFSIAAAKDHDVLMIDEALATGDRKFQIRSEERIRELRKHAGTVFLVSHSIGSIRDTCNRVLWLERGELLMDGPTDEVVKAYQKETGR